A stretch of the Bacillus licheniformis DSM 13 = ATCC 14580 genome encodes the following:
- the rarD gene encoding EamA family transporter RarD translates to MNHSSQTKGIIYTALSYLLWGLLPLYWKVLDQTAALDILAHRIIWSFVFMCGVLLVLRQWKNGVKAFRSLSGNRKEFVPLILSSVLISINWYVYIWAVSNGYILEASLGYYINPLVSIVLGIVFLKEKLTRMQGAAVLLAALGVLISAFQYGSVPYIALMLAFSFGLYGLAKKRTSLSSAIGLTLETMMIAPVAAIYLLFFSHPEKAQAASGSIGMMVLLFLAGVLTAIPLLLFAEGAKKLPLYQVGILQYIAPTITLCLGVFVYHEPFNSSKVFTFSCIWAALILFTLSQFQWKRPEKVFLKRKKSFHP, encoded by the coding sequence ATGAATCATTCATCTCAAACGAAAGGAATCATTTACACAGCGCTTTCTTATTTGCTGTGGGGGCTCCTTCCTTTATATTGGAAAGTGCTCGATCAGACGGCCGCGCTCGATATTCTGGCGCACCGGATTATCTGGTCATTTGTTTTTATGTGCGGGGTGCTTCTCGTTTTGCGGCAGTGGAAAAACGGAGTCAAAGCATTTCGCTCGCTTTCGGGAAACCGAAAGGAATTTGTTCCGCTCATTTTGTCGTCCGTTCTGATTTCGATCAATTGGTATGTCTACATATGGGCCGTCAGCAACGGCTATATTCTTGAAGCGAGCCTGGGCTACTACATCAATCCGCTCGTATCGATCGTTCTCGGAATTGTCTTTTTAAAGGAAAAGCTAACGCGGATGCAGGGAGCGGCAGTTCTTCTCGCTGCCCTCGGCGTGCTTATTTCAGCTTTTCAGTACGGGTCCGTGCCGTACATCGCCCTGATGCTCGCATTCAGCTTCGGGCTCTACGGACTGGCGAAAAAGCGCACATCGCTCTCAAGTGCCATAGGACTTACTTTGGAAACGATGATGATCGCTCCGGTTGCAGCGATCTACCTGCTGTTCTTCAGCCATCCGGAGAAGGCTCAGGCAGCCTCAGGGAGCATCGGCATGATGGTGCTGCTGTTTCTGGCGGGGGTGCTGACCGCGATTCCGCTGCTTTTATTTGCGGAAGGTGCAAAGAAACTGCCGCTCTATCAAGTCGGCATTTTGCAATATATCGCTCCGACCATTACATTATGTTTAGGCGTTTTCGTCTACCATGAACCGTTCAACAGCAGCAAGGTCTTTACGTTTTCCTGCATATGGGCGGCGCTGATATTGTTTACACTTTCGCAATTTCAATGGAAGAGACCGGAGAAGGTATTTTTAAAAAGAAAAAAATCCTTTCATCCGTAA
- a CDS encoding expansin EXLX1 family cellulose-binding protein has product MKKKISILITAMFLTILCFSPQASAAYNSLHTGYATYTGSGYSGGALLLDPIPSNMKITALNPTDMNYRGVKAALAGAYLRVEGPKGKTTVYVTDLYPEGAPGALDLSPNAFREIGDMKDGKIDIKWRIVKAPITGNFTYRIKEGSSQWWAAIQVRNHKYPVMKMEYYKDGKWINMEKTDYNHFVSTNLGTSPLKVRITDIRGKVVKDTIKKLPENGTSSAYTVPGKVQFPD; this is encoded by the coding sequence ATGAAAAAGAAAATCAGCATATTGATCACAGCAATGTTTTTGACAATCCTTTGTTTTTCGCCTCAAGCTTCCGCTGCGTACAACTCACTGCATACGGGCTATGCCACTTATACGGGGTCGGGCTACTCCGGCGGCGCATTGCTTTTGGACCCTATTCCGTCCAATATGAAGATCACCGCTTTAAATCCGACAGATATGAATTACCGCGGTGTGAAAGCTGCTCTTGCCGGCGCCTATCTGCGGGTTGAAGGGCCGAAAGGAAAAACGACCGTCTATGTTACCGATCTGTATCCTGAAGGAGCGCCGGGAGCCCTTGACCTTTCACCGAACGCTTTTCGCGAGATCGGCGATATGAAAGACGGCAAAATCGACATTAAATGGCGTATAGTCAAAGCGCCGATTACCGGCAATTTCACTTACCGGATCAAAGAAGGCAGCAGCCAATGGTGGGCGGCGATCCAAGTCAGAAACCACAAATATCCCGTCATGAAAATGGAATATTACAAAGACGGAAAGTGGATCAACATGGAGAAAACGGATTACAACCATTTCGTCAGCACCAATCTCGGGACAAGTCCGCTTAAAGTCAGGATCACAGATATCCGAGGAAAAGTCGTCAAAGACACGATAAAAAAGCTTCCGGAAAACGGGACGTCAAGCGCATATACCGTACCGGGAAAAGTACAGTTCCCTGACTGA
- a CDS encoding YojF family protein codes for MKAIKKEDVQASLETFLNQPVYIHLETTTGSYSAHKDEQNMTVVAYIRNAKVACSRAKITGEGPFRAGLKTEDGWIYAEGLTDYTVDDEGRLLLAGYLPGGKLAISLQISKKPFAV; via the coding sequence ATGAAAGCAATAAAAAAAGAAGATGTGCAGGCTTCTTTGGAAACATTTTTAAATCAGCCTGTTTACATTCATTTGGAAACGACAACCGGATCGTATTCCGCGCATAAAGATGAGCAGAACATGACCGTGGTGGCATATATCAGAAACGCGAAGGTAGCCTGCTCCCGGGCCAAAATCACGGGCGAGGGACCATTTCGCGCCGGTTTGAAAACCGAAGACGGCTGGATCTACGCCGAAGGCCTGACGGATTATACGGTTGACGATGAAGGAAGGTTGCTTCTTGCCGGCTATTTGCCGGGCGGCAAACTCGCCATTTCGCTTCAAATCAGCAAAAAGCCATTTGCAGTCTAA
- a CDS encoding germination protein GerT: MFDWQRFFPFQQFSKDGLKNADPKDVEQYIHHMMKSVFGPGYAVQFPFRDPLSKETSAADESDPIDIFETTSHVFVKIPLTKEQLNLLKIKHTSQTLIIENYPEKGRQEKVVLPSLVRRKGTKAIFKDGILEVMFLKNEDFNLSEIDITF, from the coding sequence GTGTTTGATTGGCAACGCTTTTTTCCATTTCAGCAGTTTTCCAAGGACGGATTAAAAAACGCTGACCCGAAAGATGTGGAGCAATATATCCACCACATGATGAAAAGCGTTTTCGGACCGGGGTATGCAGTTCAATTTCCTTTTCGTGACCCTCTCTCAAAAGAAACATCGGCGGCAGATGAATCTGATCCGATTGATATTTTTGAAACGACAAGCCATGTATTTGTTAAAATACCGCTCACCAAAGAACAGCTTAACCTTCTGAAAATTAAACATACTTCACAAACCCTGATCATAGAAAACTACCCTGAAAAAGGGCGGCAGGAAAAAGTCGTTCTCCCCTCTCTAGTGCGCAGAAAGGGTACGAAAGCAATATTTAAAGACGGCATTTTGGAAGTGATGTTCTTAAAAAATGAGGACTTTAACCTGTCTGAAATCGACATCACGTTTTGA